One genomic window of Moorella glycerini includes the following:
- a CDS encoding IS1380 family transposase, whose product MKFIIEQSDEHLTPVAGLALVGEIIDHTALKLRLNKTRIPGVSSPDISHGDVITSYVGLLCQGRSDFDHIELFRDDPFFAAALGIQDVPSSPTLRQRLDMIAHSVPYQEIILEETARFLKKLKAPVTPVTLGSRELKRQYVPLDIDVTPFDNSNSKKEGVSRTYKGYDGYAPIFAYLGREGYCVHTELRAGKQHCQKGTPEFLRQALTFARAITSLPLLVRMDGGNDSQDNLQVCLDPEIKADFIIKRNLRKETPEAWLAIAKENGTATLEREGKTVYRGHQMVKIEGADTPVRLVYKVTERTILRNGQLLLVPEIEVETYWTTLPDPVEDIITLYHDHGTSEQFHSEIKNDLDLERLPSGKFATNDLVLHLGVFAYNILRLLGQFSLPLKEVPLRNKKAQRRRLRTVIQNLITIASRLVHHARQVKLRFGQHSPWYPAFRYLYKALA is encoded by the coding sequence ATGAAATTCATCATTGAACAGTCTGATGAACACCTTACCCCCGTTGCCGGACTGGCTCTGGTGGGGGAAATCATTGATCATACTGCTCTGAAACTCAGGCTAAATAAGACCCGGATACCTGGTGTTTCTTCTCCGGATATTTCTCACGGGGATGTTATCACCTCTTACGTGGGCCTGCTTTGCCAGGGTCGCAGTGATTTTGACCATATTGAGCTTTTTCGGGATGACCCCTTCTTCGCTGCGGCGCTGGGTATTCAGGATGTGCCTTCAAGCCCTACCCTGCGCCAGCGCCTGGATATGATAGCTCATAGTGTACCCTACCAGGAGATTATCCTCGAGGAAACGGCCAGGTTCCTTAAGAAACTTAAGGCACCGGTAACTCCTGTTACCCTGGGTTCCAGGGAACTAAAGCGCCAATATGTCCCTTTGGATATTGATGTTACTCCCTTTGATAATTCAAATTCCAAGAAAGAGGGTGTTTCCAGGACCTATAAGGGCTACGACGGTTATGCGCCTATCTTCGCCTACCTCGGTAGGGAAGGCTACTGCGTCCATACCGAACTGCGGGCCGGGAAACAGCATTGCCAAAAAGGGACGCCGGAGTTCCTGCGACAAGCTCTAACCTTTGCTCGCGCTATCACTTCGCTGCCACTTTTAGTACGGATGGATGGCGGTAATGACAGCCAGGATAATCTCCAGGTCTGTTTGGACCCGGAAATCAAAGCCGATTTTATCATTAAGCGTAACCTGCGCAAGGAAACGCCGGAGGCCTGGCTGGCCATTGCCAAGGAAAATGGTACCGCCACCCTAGAACGGGAGGGAAAAACCGTCTATCGGGGGCACCAGATGGTGAAAATCGAGGGTGCTGACACCCCTGTCCGTCTGGTGTATAAGGTCACCGAGCGGACGATATTACGAAACGGCCAGCTTCTCCTGGTCCCGGAAATTGAGGTCGAAACCTACTGGACCACTTTACCCGACCCGGTGGAGGATATCATTACCCTCTACCACGACCACGGCACCAGTGAGCAATTCCACAGTGAAATCAAAAACGATTTAGACCTGGAACGGCTGCCCAGCGGCAAGTTTGCCACCAATGACCTGGTGCTACACCTGGGTGTTTTCGCCTACAACATTCTAAGGCTTCTGGGGCAGTTTAGCCTCCCGCTAAAGGAGGTACCGCTGCGCAATAAGAAAGCTCAACGCCGGCGGCTGCGTACCGTTATACAAAACCTGATTACCATAGCGTCCCGGCTGGTTCACCACGCCCGGCAGGTCAAATTACGATTTGGGCAGCACAGCCCGTGGTATCCAGCTTTCCGGTACCTATATAAAGCGTTGGCTTAA
- the xdhC gene encoding xanthine dehydrogenase subunit XdhC, with product MLKKISLTVNGIQATLEVDIGESLLEVLRNRLGYTGVKKGCGVGECGACTVLIDGMPVDSCIYLAVWAEGKNIVTIEGIAKNGELSKVQKAFIEEGAIQCGFCTPGYVLTATAMVESGKKYTREEIKRELSGHLCRCTGYQNIIKAVEKALAD from the coding sequence TTGCTTAAAAAAATTTCCTTGACAGTAAATGGGATACAGGCAACTCTGGAAGTAGACATTGGCGAATCGTTGCTTGAAGTCTTGCGCAACCGTTTAGGATATACCGGGGTTAAAAAAGGGTGTGGCGTTGGTGAATGCGGCGCCTGCACGGTTCTCATCGACGGCATGCCGGTTGATTCGTGTATTTACCTGGCTGTTTGGGCCGAGGGCAAAAATATCGTCACGATAGAAGGAATAGCTAAAAACGGGGAGCTTTCCAAGGTACAAAAAGCCTTTATTGAAGAGGGGGCCATCCAGTGCGGTTTCTGCACGCCCGGTTATGTCCTTACGGCAACGGCCATGGTAGAAAGCGGTAAAAAATATACGCGGGAAGAAATTAAAAGAGAATTGTCCGGTCATTTATGCCGCTGCACCGGTTACCAGAACATCATTAAAGCTGTAGAAAAAGCGCTGGCAGATTAG
- the xdhB gene encoding xanthine dehydrogenase FAD-binding subunit XdhB, producing the protein MYNIQGYFEAATVNEATALLAANPNLTIIAGGTDVLIKLHHGQIEKAALLSIRKIKSLQGIRKLEDGTIVIGPLTTFTQVVNDPVIKDNIPVLAEAALSMGGPQIRNVATIGGNICNGATSADSASTLLALDARLKLQSNQGERVVPIQEFYLGPGKVDLKPGEILTEIIVTPEDYQGYGGHYIKFSMRKAMDIATLGVAVICKIKEGNIFADVRIGLGVAGPTPLRCREAEVFAKGKVISRETIAAIGKLAVKSTRARTSWRASKEYREHLVEELTRRALQAAIVKAGGAEIA; encoded by the coding sequence GTGTACAACATTCAAGGATATTTTGAGGCGGCAACAGTAAATGAAGCCACCGCGCTGCTGGCGGCTAATCCTAACCTGACCATCATTGCGGGCGGTACGGATGTTTTGATTAAACTGCATCATGGCCAGATTGAAAAAGCAGCGTTACTCAGCATCCGCAAAATAAAATCCTTGCAAGGTATTCGTAAACTTGAAGATGGTACGATCGTAATCGGGCCGTTAACTACTTTCACTCAAGTTGTCAATGATCCTGTTATCAAAGACAATATTCCTGTTCTAGCAGAAGCCGCCCTGTCCATGGGGGGACCGCAGATCCGCAACGTGGCTACTATCGGCGGCAATATTTGCAACGGGGCCACGTCTGCCGACAGTGCTTCCACCTTGCTGGCCCTTGATGCCAGGTTAAAATTACAGAGCAATCAAGGTGAGCGGGTTGTTCCCATCCAGGAATTCTACCTGGGCCCTGGCAAGGTTGATTTAAAGCCCGGGGAAATCCTTACAGAAATAATAGTTACCCCTGAGGATTATCAGGGCTATGGTGGACACTATATAAAATTTTCCATGCGCAAGGCAATGGATATCGCTACTTTAGGTGTGGCAGTGATTTGTAAAATAAAGGAAGGAAATATTTTTGCCGATGTCAGGATTGGACTGGGGGTGGCCGGTCCAACTCCTTTAAGATGTCGCGAAGCAGAAGTGTTTGCCAAAGGCAAAGTAATCTCCCGGGAAACCATAGCGGCAATTGGGAAATTAGCCGTTAAATCGACGAGGGCAAGGACCTCCTGGCGTGCTTCCAAAGAATACAGGGAGCACTTAGTTGAAGAACTCACCCGGAGGGCGCTGCAAGCGGCTATTGTCAAGGCGGGGGGTGCGGAAATTGCTTAA